In Arthrobacter sp. SLBN-112, a genomic segment contains:
- a CDS encoding amino acid ABC transporter permease, giving the protein MNTLLNNSDLFVTGFRNTLILFFFSAIFALILGTVVAALRVSPVPAMRATATLYVNVVRNTPLTLVLFFFALGYPKLGLVPIDFTTAAIIGLSLYTATYVAEAVRSGINTVPVGQAEAARAIGLPFTQSLTLVILPQAFRAVIPPMFSVFIALLKNTTVAAGFSVFEAGAIRANLSERGEPALTGLLWVALVFIILVFILSALQRKLEQKWKVSR; this is encoded by the coding sequence GTGAATACGCTGCTGAACAATTCGGATCTCTTCGTTACGGGTTTCCGGAACACACTCATACTTTTCTTCTTCTCGGCGATCTTCGCCCTGATCCTCGGTACCGTCGTTGCCGCCCTCCGGGTCTCCCCCGTTCCCGCCATGCGCGCGACGGCAACGCTCTACGTCAACGTGGTGCGCAATACCCCGCTGACGCTGGTCCTCTTCTTCTTCGCCCTCGGGTACCCGAAGCTGGGCCTTGTGCCGATCGACTTCACGACCGCCGCCATCATTGGCCTGAGCCTGTACACCGCCACCTACGTGGCGGAGGCGGTCCGTTCCGGGATTAACACCGTGCCGGTGGGCCAGGCCGAGGCTGCCCGCGCCATCGGCTTGCCGTTTACCCAATCGCTGACCCTCGTGATCCTGCCGCAGGCTTTCCGCGCCGTCATCCCGCCGATGTTCAGTGTGTTTATCGCCCTGCTCAAGAACACCACTGTCGCCGCCGGGTTCTCGGTCTTTGAAGCCGGCGCCATCCGCGCAAACCTCTCCGAGCGCGGTGAACCCGCGCTGACCGGTCTGCTGTGGGTCGCCTTGGTGTTCATCATCCTTGTCTTCATCCTTTCCGCGCTGCAGCGAAAGCTTGAACAGAAGTGGAAGGTTTCACGATGA
- the dapE gene encoding succinyl-diaminopimelate desuccinylase, with product MTAETAPESSVSILDLQQDVALLTAAVMDINSVSGNEKQLADAVEAALAEIPQMTVVRDGDAIIARTELGLAERVILAGHLDTVPLPQTEGSRGTVPSTWDSGVPGEGILYGRGATDMKGGVAVQLALAAGLFDGGRQPKRDVTFVFYDHEEVEAVKSGLGRLVRNHGDLLQGDFAILLEPTDGTVEGGCNGTSRFEATTVGEAAHSARAWMGSNAIHAAAPILARLAAYEPRTVNVDGLDYRESLNAVKINGGTAGNVIPDRCVVEINYRFAPDKTPDQAEAHIRELLAGFDVVRTDAAAGARPGLQHPAAASFVAAVGAAPKPKYGWTDVARFSELGIPAVNFGPGDPLLAHKDDEHVSADAIRTCLRALEEWLAG from the coding sequence AAACAGCTCGCGGACGCTGTGGAGGCCGCCCTGGCGGAGATCCCCCAAATGACCGTGGTTCGCGACGGCGACGCCATCATCGCCCGCACCGAACTCGGCCTGGCCGAGCGCGTGATCCTGGCGGGCCACCTGGACACCGTCCCGCTGCCCCAGACCGAGGGCTCCCGCGGCACCGTCCCCTCAACGTGGGACTCCGGAGTTCCGGGCGAGGGCATCCTCTATGGCCGCGGCGCCACTGACATGAAGGGCGGCGTGGCGGTCCAGCTGGCCCTGGCGGCAGGCTTGTTCGACGGCGGCAGGCAGCCCAAGCGGGATGTCACGTTTGTGTTTTACGACCATGAAGAAGTGGAAGCGGTGAAGAGTGGCCTGGGACGCCTGGTCCGGAACCATGGCGACCTGTTGCAGGGTGACTTCGCCATCCTGCTGGAGCCGACGGACGGCACGGTGGAGGGCGGCTGCAACGGGACCAGCCGGTTCGAAGCCACCACGGTGGGGGAGGCGGCCCACTCGGCCCGCGCATGGATGGGCAGCAACGCCATTCACGCCGCGGCGCCCATCCTTGCCCGCCTCGCGGCCTACGAGCCACGTACCGTCAACGTTGACGGCCTCGATTACCGTGAAAGCCTTAATGCGGTGAAGATCAACGGCGGCACGGCCGGCAACGTCATCCCGGACCGATGCGTGGTGGAGATCAACTACCGGTTTGCCCCGGACAAAACGCCGGACCAAGCGGAAGCCCACATCCGGGAGCTGCTTGCCGGCTTCGACGTGGTCCGCACCGATGCCGCCGCCGGCGCCAGGCCTGGCCTTCAGCACCCGGCTGCGGCCTCCTTCGTTGCCGCCGTGGGAGCCGCGCCCAAGCCCAAATACGGCTGGACCGACGTCGCCCGCTTCAGCGAACTGGGTATCCCGGCGGTGAACTTCGGCCCTGGTGATCCGCTGCTGGCGCACAAGGACGACGAGCACGTTTCCGCCGACGCCATCCGCACGTGCCTCCGCGCCCTTGAGGAGTGGCTCGCCGGCTAG
- a CDS encoding amino acid ABC transporter permease, with the protein MSSILFDAPGPKARSRYRLLGVVTALVILLIVGFVVLRLAQSGQFDAKKWQLFTFPLVQQTIAQSVGATLSAFATAAVLSLILGVLLAFGRLSDRRWISAPCYGFTELFRAVPLLILMMIFYYGLPTVGIQGITPFTAVVAGLVLYNGSVLAEVFRAGIESLPRGQSEAGYAIGLPKSKVMTSILLPQAVRSMLPVIISQLVVILKDTALGFIVTYNEILFQAKYFGSQIQYGSPIIPAAIVAAVLYVGMCLILAAFAKWLERRLSRKPGAAVIPAAAVPAEV; encoded by the coding sequence ATGAGTTCAATCCTTTTTGACGCTCCCGGCCCCAAGGCACGCTCCCGGTACCGGCTTCTTGGTGTCGTCACCGCCCTCGTGATCCTGCTGATCGTCGGATTCGTCGTACTGCGCTTGGCCCAGAGCGGCCAGTTCGACGCGAAGAAGTGGCAGTTGTTCACCTTCCCGCTGGTGCAGCAGACCATAGCCCAGTCCGTCGGTGCCACCCTGTCCGCCTTCGCCACCGCGGCAGTCCTGAGCCTGATCCTCGGCGTGCTGCTGGCATTTGGCCGGTTGTCCGACCGACGCTGGATCAGTGCTCCGTGTTACGGCTTCACGGAGTTGTTCCGCGCCGTTCCGCTGCTGATCCTGATGATGATCTTCTACTACGGCCTGCCCACCGTCGGGATCCAGGGAATCACGCCGTTCACCGCCGTGGTTGCCGGGCTGGTGTTGTACAACGGGTCTGTCCTTGCCGAGGTCTTCCGGGCGGGCATCGAGTCGCTGCCGAGGGGCCAGAGCGAAGCCGGGTATGCGATCGGCCTGCCCAAGAGCAAGGTCATGACCAGCATCCTGCTGCCCCAGGCCGTCCGGTCCATGCTTCCGGTGATCATTTCCCAACTCGTGGTCATCTTGAAGGACACCGCACTCGGGTTCATCGTTACCTACAACGAGATCCTCTTCCAGGCGAAGTACTTCGGCAGCCAGATCCAGTACGGATCCCCGATTATCCCGGCAGCCATTGTTGCCGCGGTGCTCTATGTGGGAATGTGCCTGATCCTGGCCGCTTTCGCCAAATGGCTGGAGCGCAGGCTCTCGCGCAAGCCCGGCGCAGCAGTCATACCAGCGGCTGCCGTTCCCGCCGAGGTATAA